Genomic window (Candidatus Lernaella stagnicola):
GAAATTGACTCGCCGCGTATTCCGGCGGTGGGCTTCGCCAATGCCCAGCCGGAGGCTATCTTCCTGTTTTGGCACTGCAATCAAGTGAACGTGGTTGGTCATCAGACAATCGGCCCAGATCTCCACCCCGTGTTTTCCGAACCATTCGGCCATCAATTCACGATAGGCGAAATAATCCGCTTCACAAAAAAACGTCCGTTGACGACGGTTCCCCCGCTGAATCACATGATGTGGATGTTCGACCGCCACGATTCGAGCAATGCGTGCCGTGAGCGAACCCTATCAAACGGTAGATCTTCCGTCATTTTCTATATACTGTCCCCGGAAAATACAGCATCATCACCGCACCGATTGGGTACGCTAGGGAGACACTGGCCAGCAAGCTGCGGATATGCTCGTCGTCCCAAACCCAGCCACGCTGAAAATCAGGCAGCTGAGTTTTGCCTTCCCGGATCGACTTGACGATATCCTGGAGAGACTCCTTGGTGCTGTCGAAAGTCGTAAGGACGTTCATTCAAATCTCCTCAAATATCTCGAATATCG
Coding sequences:
- a CDS encoding DUF262 domain-containing protein — encoded protein: MNVLTTFDSTKESLQDIVKSIREGKTQLPDFQRGWVWDDEHIRSLLASVSLAYPIGAVMMLYFPGTVYRK
- a CDS encoding transposase is translated as MAVEHPHHVIQRGNRRQRTFFCEADYFAYRELMAEWFGKHGVEIWADCLMTNHVHLIAVPKQEDSLRLGIGEAHRRNTRRVNFGEASRGHLWQERFHSYPMDEYHLLAAARYVEQNPVRAGIVSAPSKYPWSSAAQLTWPVRMAAW